One window of the Silurus meridionalis isolate SWU-2019-XX chromosome 24, ASM1480568v1, whole genome shotgun sequence genome contains the following:
- the chst10 gene encoding carbohydrate sulfotransferase 10 isoform X3: MMRRHWLLVGACGWVLLILMFVSKFINFSIRMPDDYGGRAVVLNWTSTSLKSEKPLIQLSQNPASQPYAASSGSPTQVELSDWESVTVQRLQLLSSICRNSSLRNLTHTALRKFVLDRIFVCDKHRILFCQTPKVGNTQWKKVLIVLNGKFSKVEDIPENVVHDHERNGLPRLSSMSDAEVAERLNTYFKFFIVRDPFERLISAFKDKFMENPRFEPWYKHSIAPAIIRKYRKNHRDASGSAGLHFEDFVRYLGDESGRKHLDRQFGEHVIHWLTYAELCAPCDISYDVIGHHETLEQDAPYILKAAGIEDLVSYPSIPKGITRYNRTKVERYFSGISKRDIRRLYACYQGDFSLFGYHRPDFLLD; this comes from the exons ATGATGCGCCGTCACTGGCTGCTGGTCGGCGCTTGCGGATGGGTGCTGCTTATCCTCATGTTCGTCAGCAAATTCATCAACTTCAGCATCAGAATGCCAGACG ACTACGGGGGAAGGGCTGTGGTGTTAAACTGGACCTCTACATCCTTAAAGAGTGAAAAACCTCTAATTCAGCTTTCACAGAACCCAGCCTCACAGCCGTATGCAGCG TCTTCAGGTAGCCCAACTCAGGTGGAGCTCTCAGACTGGGAGTCGGTGACTGTGCAGCGTTTGCAGCTATTATCCAGCATCTGCAGGAACTCCTCTCTCCggaacctcacacacactgcactgcgcAAGTTCGTCCTCGACCGCATCTTCGTTTGCGACAAACACAGGATTCTTTTCTGCCAGACGCCCAAGGTGGGCAACACACAGTGGAAGAAGGTCCTCATTGTCCTCAATG GAAAATTCTCCAAGGTGGAAGACATACCCGAGAACGTGGTCCATGACCACGAGAGAAACGGCTTACCTCGCCTGTCCTCCATGAGTGACGCAGAGGTCGCGGAAAG ATTAAACACATACTTTAAGTTCTTCATTGTCCGAGACCCATTCGAACGCCTCATATCAGCCTTCAAGGATAAGTTTATGGAGAACCCGCGTTTCGAGCCATGGTACAAGCACAGCATCGCCCCAGCCATCATCCGCAAGTACCGCAAAAATCACCGAGACGCCTCAGGGAGCGCCGGCCTGCACTTCGAGGACTTTGTGCGCTACTTGGGTGACGAGTCGGGCCGGAAACATCTCGACCGCCAGTTCGGAGAGCACGTCATCCACTGGTTAACCTACGCTGAACTCTGTGCTCCCTGTGACATTTCCTATGATGTAATCGGCCATCACGAGACACTTGAGCAAGATGCTCCGTATATCCTCAAAGCTGCTGGAATTGAGGACTTGGTATCGTACCCCAGCATCCCTAAAGGCATAACGCGCTACAACCGGACCAAGGTTGAACGCTACTTCTCTGGGATTAGCAAAAGGGACATACGACGACTTTATGCTTGCTACCAGGGGGATTTTAGCCTTTTTGGGTACCACAGACCTGACTTCCTGCTCGActga
- the chst10 gene encoding carbohydrate sulfotransferase 10 isoform X1, giving the protein MAQRRAPIFKHERLRQRLHGPMMRRHWLLVGACGWVLLILMFVSKFINFSIRMPDDYGGRAVVLNWTSTSLKSEKPLIQLSQNPASQPYAASSGSPTQVELSDWESVTVQRLQLLSSICRNSSLRNLTHTALRKFVLDRIFVCDKHRILFCQTPKVGNTQWKKVLIVLNGKFSKVEDIPENVVHDHERNGLPRLSSMSDAEVAERLNTYFKFFIVRDPFERLISAFKDKFMENPRFEPWYKHSIAPAIIRKYRKNHRDASGSAGLHFEDFVRYLGDESGRKHLDRQFGEHVIHWLTYAELCAPCDISYDVIGHHETLEQDAPYILKAAGIEDLVSYPSIPKGITRYNRTKVERYFSGISKRDIRRLYACYQGDFSLFGYHRPDFLLD; this is encoded by the exons atGGCGCAAAGAAGAGCACCGATTTTTAAACATGAAAG GCTCCGTCAGCGTCTCCATGGCCCAATGATGCGCCGTCACTGGCTGCTGGTCGGCGCTTGCGGATGGGTGCTGCTTATCCTCATGTTCGTCAGCAAATTCATCAACTTCAGCATCAGAATGCCAGACG ACTACGGGGGAAGGGCTGTGGTGTTAAACTGGACCTCTACATCCTTAAAGAGTGAAAAACCTCTAATTCAGCTTTCACAGAACCCAGCCTCACAGCCGTATGCAGCG TCTTCAGGTAGCCCAACTCAGGTGGAGCTCTCAGACTGGGAGTCGGTGACTGTGCAGCGTTTGCAGCTATTATCCAGCATCTGCAGGAACTCCTCTCTCCggaacctcacacacactgcactgcgcAAGTTCGTCCTCGACCGCATCTTCGTTTGCGACAAACACAGGATTCTTTTCTGCCAGACGCCCAAGGTGGGCAACACACAGTGGAAGAAGGTCCTCATTGTCCTCAATG GAAAATTCTCCAAGGTGGAAGACATACCCGAGAACGTGGTCCATGACCACGAGAGAAACGGCTTACCTCGCCTGTCCTCCATGAGTGACGCAGAGGTCGCGGAAAG ATTAAACACATACTTTAAGTTCTTCATTGTCCGAGACCCATTCGAACGCCTCATATCAGCCTTCAAGGATAAGTTTATGGAGAACCCGCGTTTCGAGCCATGGTACAAGCACAGCATCGCCCCAGCCATCATCCGCAAGTACCGCAAAAATCACCGAGACGCCTCAGGGAGCGCCGGCCTGCACTTCGAGGACTTTGTGCGCTACTTGGGTGACGAGTCGGGCCGGAAACATCTCGACCGCCAGTTCGGAGAGCACGTCATCCACTGGTTAACCTACGCTGAACTCTGTGCTCCCTGTGACATTTCCTATGATGTAATCGGCCATCACGAGACACTTGAGCAAGATGCTCCGTATATCCTCAAAGCTGCTGGAATTGAGGACTTGGTATCGTACCCCAGCATCCCTAAAGGCATAACGCGCTACAACCGGACCAAGGTTGAACGCTACTTCTCTGGGATTAGCAAAAGGGACATACGACGACTTTATGCTTGCTACCAGGGGGATTTTAGCCTTTTTGGGTACCACAGACCTGACTTCCTGCTCGActga
- the chst10 gene encoding carbohydrate sulfotransferase 10 isoform X2 translates to MGLRQRLHGPMMRRHWLLVGACGWVLLILMFVSKFINFSIRMPDDYGGRAVVLNWTSTSLKSEKPLIQLSQNPASQPYAASSGSPTQVELSDWESVTVQRLQLLSSICRNSSLRNLTHTALRKFVLDRIFVCDKHRILFCQTPKVGNTQWKKVLIVLNGKFSKVEDIPENVVHDHERNGLPRLSSMSDAEVAERLNTYFKFFIVRDPFERLISAFKDKFMENPRFEPWYKHSIAPAIIRKYRKNHRDASGSAGLHFEDFVRYLGDESGRKHLDRQFGEHVIHWLTYAELCAPCDISYDVIGHHETLEQDAPYILKAAGIEDLVSYPSIPKGITRYNRTKVERYFSGISKRDIRRLYACYQGDFSLFGYHRPDFLLD, encoded by the exons ATGGG GCTCCGTCAGCGTCTCCATGGCCCAATGATGCGCCGTCACTGGCTGCTGGTCGGCGCTTGCGGATGGGTGCTGCTTATCCTCATGTTCGTCAGCAAATTCATCAACTTCAGCATCAGAATGCCAGACG ACTACGGGGGAAGGGCTGTGGTGTTAAACTGGACCTCTACATCCTTAAAGAGTGAAAAACCTCTAATTCAGCTTTCACAGAACCCAGCCTCACAGCCGTATGCAGCG TCTTCAGGTAGCCCAACTCAGGTGGAGCTCTCAGACTGGGAGTCGGTGACTGTGCAGCGTTTGCAGCTATTATCCAGCATCTGCAGGAACTCCTCTCTCCggaacctcacacacactgcactgcgcAAGTTCGTCCTCGACCGCATCTTCGTTTGCGACAAACACAGGATTCTTTTCTGCCAGACGCCCAAGGTGGGCAACACACAGTGGAAGAAGGTCCTCATTGTCCTCAATG GAAAATTCTCCAAGGTGGAAGACATACCCGAGAACGTGGTCCATGACCACGAGAGAAACGGCTTACCTCGCCTGTCCTCCATGAGTGACGCAGAGGTCGCGGAAAG ATTAAACACATACTTTAAGTTCTTCATTGTCCGAGACCCATTCGAACGCCTCATATCAGCCTTCAAGGATAAGTTTATGGAGAACCCGCGTTTCGAGCCATGGTACAAGCACAGCATCGCCCCAGCCATCATCCGCAAGTACCGCAAAAATCACCGAGACGCCTCAGGGAGCGCCGGCCTGCACTTCGAGGACTTTGTGCGCTACTTGGGTGACGAGTCGGGCCGGAAACATCTCGACCGCCAGTTCGGAGAGCACGTCATCCACTGGTTAACCTACGCTGAACTCTGTGCTCCCTGTGACATTTCCTATGATGTAATCGGCCATCACGAGACACTTGAGCAAGATGCTCCGTATATCCTCAAAGCTGCTGGAATTGAGGACTTGGTATCGTACCCCAGCATCCCTAAAGGCATAACGCGCTACAACCGGACCAAGGTTGAACGCTACTTCTCTGGGATTAGCAAAAGGGACATACGACGACTTTATGCTTGCTACCAGGGGGATTTTAGCCTTTTTGGGTACCACAGACCTGACTTCCTGCTCGActga